In a genomic window of Deferribacterota bacterium:
- a CDS encoding FAD-dependent oxidoreductase, whose amino-acid sequence MKIAIVGAGCSGLFAAYKLIDNSSLEIDIYEKGNPVDKRSRKEVLSGFGGAGAFSDGKLTLTTAFGGWLSEYISEDDLEKLIDEVDKIWRKLSSVETLDNKWDYEKVKDLEYLCSRYKLRLYPSKIRHLGTDNALKAIKNLENIILSRKNVRLFCNKELVDLIIDDEKILGIVTNDNKKIYYDKVILAVGRSGNYKMQELAEKYNISRDINPVDIGVRVELPRSITDYFTDVLYEFKIKYFTTYFEDEVRSFCVNPGGYVALERNDGSILTVNGHCFKNKKSDNTNFALLVSTKFTDPFREPVKYGMYISNLANMLSGGTVILQRFGDFIKGRRSTEKRISKNYVLPTLKEAMPGDLSFVIPYRYLEDIKETIYQLDKVMPGLADPSTLLYGIEAKFYSMRIHVDKSMRSVDIDNLYCVGDGAGLTRGIVQACSSGIIAAQDILNSAL is encoded by the coding sequence ATGAAGATAGCAATTGTTGGAGCTGGTTGTTCAGGGCTGTTTGCAGCATATAAGTTGATAGATAATAGCTCATTAGAGATAGATATTTATGAGAAAGGAAATCCGGTAGATAAAAGAAGCAGAAAGGAGGTCTTAAGCGGTTTTGGTGGCGCTGGGGCTTTTTCTGATGGCAAGTTGACATTGACAACAGCTTTTGGTGGCTGGCTTTCTGAATATATTAGTGAGGATGATTTAGAAAAACTAATAGATGAAGTAGATAAAATATGGAGAAAATTAAGCAGTGTAGAAACTCTAGATAATAAATGGGACTATGAAAAGGTAAAAGATTTAGAATACTTGTGTTCAAGGTATAAATTAAGATTGTATCCATCTAAAATAAGACATCTTGGAACAGACAATGCCCTTAAAGCAATAAAAAATTTAGAAAATATAATTTTATCAAGAAAGAATGTTAGGCTCTTTTGTAATAAAGAATTGGTTGACCTAATAATAGATGATGAGAAGATTTTGGGAATAGTTACTAATGACAACAAAAAAATATACTATGATAAAGTAATATTGGCAGTTGGTAGAAGCGGCAATTATAAGATGCAAGAATTGGCAGAAAAATATAATATCAGTAGGGATATTAACCCTGTAGATATAGGTGTTAGGGTAGAACTGCCAAGATCTATAACTGATTATTTTACAGATGTCTTATATGAATTTAAAATTAAATATTTTACTACCTATTTTGAAGACGAGGTGAGAAGTTTTTGTGTTAACCCTGGTGGATATGTTGCATTAGAGAGAAATGATGGGAGCATTCTGACTGTAAATGGCCATTGTTTTAAAAATAAAAAAAGTGATAACACAAATTTTGCCTTACTTGTCTCAACAAAGTTTACAGACCCCTTTCGAGAGCCCGTAAAGTATGGGATGTATATTTCTAACTTAGCCAATATGTTAAGTGGGGGTACTGTTATATTGCAGCGATTTGGTGATTTTATAAAAGGTAGGAGATCTACAGAAAAGAGAATTTCAAAAAATTATGTTTTACCAACCTTAAAAGAAGCAATGCCAGGGGATCTATCCTTTGTAATACCCTATAGATATTTAGAGGATATTAAAGAAACTATATATCAATTGGATAAGGTTATGCCTGGTTTAGCAGATCCCTCTACCCTCCTTTATGGCATTGAGGCTAAATTTTATTCAATGAGGATACATGTTGATAAGTCAATGAGATCTGTTGATATAGATAATTTATATTGTGTTGGTGATGGCGCAGGTTTAACAAGGGGTATAGTACAGGCCTGTTCATCTGGGATCATAGCAGCGCAAGATATATTAAACTCGGCTCTTTAA
- a CDS encoding metallophosphoesterase family protein, with translation MTKKREFCDIENHFILNCTLIKMKNLYNCLKMRVLIISDTHVESINYLPNVIIDEASNSDIVIHCGDIVGLNLIDELKQICSTIYAVKGNMDPPEASVLPNKIIKYLSFLKVGIIHGSGAPIGIKKRILKEFDESLDIIFYGHTHIPENKLYEGIHFVNPGSVTRNIKNKFGSYGILNIKEKDYTINIKYIGQL, from the coding sequence ATGACTAAAAAAAGGGAGTTTTGTGACATCGAAAATCATTTTATATTAAATTGTACTTTAATAAAGATGAAAAATCTATATAATTGTTTAAAAATGCGTGTCCTTATAATTTCTGATACACATGTGGAGTCGATAAATTATCTACCTAATGTAATAATTGATGAGGCTTCTAATAGTGATATAGTTATTCACTGTGGAGATATTGTTGGGCTAAATCTAATTGATGAGCTTAAGCAAATTTGCAGCACAATCTATGCTGTAAAAGGTAATATGGATCCACCTGAAGCTTCAGTATTGCCAAATAAAATTATAAAATATTTATCCTTTTTAAAGGTAGGTATAATACATGGAAGTGGTGCCCCTATTGGTATAAAAAAGAGGATATTAAAAGAATTTGATGAAAGTCTAGATATTATCTTTTATGGGCATACCCATATACCAGAGAATAAGTTGTATGAGGGGATACATTTTGTTAATCCAGGAAGTGTTACAAGAAATATAAAGAATAAATTTGGAAGCTATGGCATATTAAATATAAAAGAAAAAGATTATACTATTAATATAAAATATATAGGTCAATTATGA
- a CDS encoding fumarylacetoacetate hydrolase family protein: MKLLRFKSDNVEKKGVIENNRIRRVLGNFFTDYTLIDEYYEFSEVKILPPINPEKIICVARNYIDHAKELNNPIPIKPLLFLKPPSSIIAHNEPINYPTISNRVEHEGELGVIIGKKGKNIAEVDAFKHILGYTCFNDITARDIQIEEKNFTTAKSFDTFAPIGPLIETELDINSAAISVYVNNQLKQFGYLRDMIFSIEKLISYISTIMTLQVGDVIATGTPPGVSALKKGDNVKVEISGLSTLNNYVV; encoded by the coding sequence ATGAAACTTTTACGTTTTAAGAGTGATAATGTTGAAAAAAAGGGTGTTATTGAAAATAACAGAATAAGAAGGGTTTTAGGAAATTTTTTTACTGATTATACATTAATTGATGAGTATTATGAATTTAGCGAGGTGAAAATTTTACCACCCATAAATCCTGAAAAGATAATTTGTGTTGCAAGAAATTACATAGATCATGCAAAAGAACTAAATAATCCCATCCCTATAAAACCTCTACTTTTTTTAAAACCCCCTTCATCTATTATAGCTCATAATGAGCCAATCAATTATCCTACAATTTCAAATAGGGTTGAACATGAAGGTGAATTAGGGGTAATTATTGGAAAAAAAGGTAAGAATATAGCTGAAGTAGATGCCTTTAAACATATCCTTGGCTACACATGTTTTAATGATATAACTGCTAGGGACATTCAAATTGAAGAGAAAAATTTTACAACTGCAAAATCTTTTGATACCTTTGCCCCAATAGGCCCATTAATAGAAACCGAACTAGACATTAATAGTGCTGCAATCTCGGTATATGTAAATAACCAGTTAAAGCAATTTGGCTATTTAAGGGATATGATTTTCTCTATAGAAAAGCTAATAAGCTATATATCAACAATTATGACATTACAAGTAGGCGATGTTATTGCAACAGGTACACCCCCAGGGGTATCAGCCTTAAAAAAGGGTGACAATGTAAAAGTAGAAATTAGTGGTTTATCAACACTTAATAACTATGTCGTATAA
- a CDS encoding YkgJ family cysteine cluster protein, with protein sequence MSYNKTNDLKCLKCGACCIFYSISKLNKKSMKPCKYLDVETGLCKIYKNRPEVCSDFKADEICYLISSLQLDEKLYILKKIYS encoded by the coding sequence ATGTCGTATAATAAAACTAATGATCTAAAATGCTTAAAATGTGGTGCTTGTTGTATATTCTATAGTATTTCAAAACTAAATAAAAAATCAATGAAGCCTTGCAAATATTTAGACGTTGAAACAGGCTTGTGTAAAATTTATAAAAATAGACCAGAAGTGTGCAGCGATTTTAAAGCAGATGAGATATGCTATCTAATAAGCTCCCTTCAGTTAGATGAAAAATTATATATATTAAAAAAAATATATAGCTAA